From Salinirubellus salinus, the proteins below share one genomic window:
- a CDS encoding proteasome assembly chaperone family protein → MFGFTDRRPTFDVSSRSSPSETLVVGVSEFGLAGLTAVDYLVTHLGLEETGHIRVDELPTITPFAEGRPRHHTRLYSRDDLDVTVLVGELFLPPSAADAFGQAVIEWTDANGIDETVALSGVPTAHGPDEHVTYHIATDDYRSERLEDLDPAVPAMGGGYLAGVNGALLSHGMETALAACVYTTPVHAQTPDADAALRLLETLDRVYDLGVDLGPLEAFAEQVSRQYEELAARMEAAEAEVGERQAEDRMYM, encoded by the coding sequence ATGTTCGGGTTCACCGACCGCCGACCCACGTTCGACGTGAGTTCGCGCTCGAGCCCCTCCGAGACGCTCGTCGTCGGCGTCTCGGAGTTCGGGCTGGCGGGCCTCACGGCCGTCGACTACCTCGTCACCCACCTCGGCCTGGAGGAGACCGGCCACATCCGAGTCGACGAACTGCCGACCATCACCCCGTTCGCCGAGGGGCGCCCGCGGCACCACACGCGGCTCTACTCGCGTGACGACCTCGACGTGACCGTCCTCGTCGGCGAGTTGTTCCTCCCGCCGTCGGCCGCCGATGCCTTCGGGCAGGCCGTCATCGAGTGGACCGACGCGAACGGCATCGACGAGACGGTGGCGCTCTCCGGCGTCCCCACCGCCCACGGGCCCGACGAACACGTCACCTACCACATCGCCACCGACGACTACCGGTCCGAACGGCTCGAGGACCTCGACCCGGCCGTCCCCGCGATGGGCGGCGGCTACCTCGCGGGCGTGAACGGCGCGCTCCTCTCACACGGGATGGAGACGGCGCTGGCCGCCTGCGTCTACACCACCCCCGTCCACGCACAGACGCCGGACGCCGACGCCGCGCTCCGCCTGCTGGAGACGCTCGACCGGGTCTACGACCTCGGGGTCGACCTCGGCCCGCTGGAGGCGTTCGCCGAACAGGTGAGCAGACAGTACGAGGAACTGGCCGCGCGGATGGAGGCGGCGGAGGCGGAGGTCGGGGAGCGACAGGCGGAGGACAGGATGTACATGTAG